The DNA window ATGCAGGTTCCCAATCACGCTGAAGGCGTGTGTGGTGAGTAGTACTACCACTCCAGTATCTCTGGAAGTGAACACAGCTGCAGGTTGCAATTCAATATGCAGTGAAAGCTGTGTTTATTTCACTTTGGTCTttgagtgctgtgctgctgatgtAGGCAGTCATACAACACACAGACATAGTAGCTGTTAACTCCACCAGCGCAAATCACTTTATTTAATCTCACCTTTCTACATGTGTCTAATCACACACATGTGCATATGCAGAAGGTGCATGACAGCTCAGTGCAGCAATATTAGTAGCTCCTGATGAGCCTGTTGATGatgcagaaggagaaagaattttccTGGGTATAATGGAGTTGTGCAGAAAATGTGGTGTTTTGTGTAAGAGGATGCTCCAAtctttttttgctgtgcttATCAATCTGTTGCCAACCATTTAAGGTTGAGTTTGTCTTAGCTTCAAAAACAAGcactgattttgttttgttttttttttttttttcccagaagtaGTCTCTATAACGGCTGCACAGAATTTCTAGGAAAATGAGGGAGAATatttctctgtgtctctgctcCCCCCTAGGTGCTGTGGAGAAGAGGCACATACAGAAATGCCTTGCAGTGTGGGAGAGCAGAGTTTGGCGGTTGCTTTGCCACTAAGCTTGGATAGCTTGAGTATATTGTGAGGAAATACCCTGCATTTGTGCTTGAGAGGGCTCCAAAGCATGTGAGGTGATGGAAGGAACATTGCACGCAAACTGATCTGTGGTGCAATGTTCACTGTGTACTGTATTGCCAATTCCAAGGGCTCAAAAATCAGGTCAGCCTTCCCTCTCACTCAATGAGCTGGCTCAGAAGTCAAGATTGTAAGTAATACCTTGTGGATATTCAGTTCTAGTGTTGAAATACTGAGGGTTTATGTTTTCATGCTTTTCTTACAGTTTGAGCTACAAGTTGactttaaaaggcaaaaataaactTATAAcaagaacaaacaaaagcagagctgagggccTGATGAAATCATGCCATTTCAAGAGCTGGGACTTTAAGATAGGTTTGAATTTTGTGATAAAATCATGTGAGATGGCAACACTGAAACTGGTTGCAAAGACACAAGATAGATGATGTGATGCTGACCACAATGTTGCAGTCAGTGCAGAACAGGAAAAATCATGCTGAACACCATGTCAGCTAATTTGATTTCATCACTCTCTTCAAATGTCCCAGCTGGTATGTGTGCGTATATTTCCAACCAAAAGACTGCTAATTTCAATGGAAGAATTTGAGACTGTGAACATCTGAAATTATGTAAAAGATAGGAAAAAGTCAAGTCATTCAAAGCTCAATTTTAACCTCGTTTCCTTCTGCCGTCTGTAATCCCTCGGTGACCACTTGCCTATCCAAGTGGATAGCCTAACACATCGTGCCTTCTTTGCTCAGTCCACCCCCATTTATCTGGGTTTGCCAAAGGCTGAAAAATCCGTGGGAGCTGACATGAATAAGTAAGAGATTCATTGTGGGTGGACAAGTGGGTTAAAGGAGGTTACTCTGGAAGCCCAAGTTATAAGGGAAGCCAATATCTCCATGAAGACATCAGCATTTCAGTAGTTAATTGATTAATCTCTTCCTTGCCTCACTAAAACTTGTCCAGTGGAGACATTTGactctcccagtgctgctgcctcttaTGATAAGGAGTGAAAGCAGTGCACCTCAGGCAATAATCAGCATCTCTGGCAGACACTGTTGGGGTCTGGTGCCTCATGTTCCATCCCAGCTGTGCTTTCCTCCATGTGAGGCTCCTTGAGCAGTTGTGCCTTTAGAGACTCCTCTCAAAAGCTGTGCTCCTGCCGTTGTATCGGACTCGGCTCCCCAAGTGTGACTCATGTGCCCACTGCATTGGTCAGATGCCACTGCTGAAGGCAAGCCTCTTCGAGCCTGCGAAAGCCATTTAAGCTTGCCCTGGTGGAAATTTGCTTTGATTATGACTGCTAGGAAAATGAGTTTGTGTCTTCATGTTTGGATGTGGCCCATCCCAATGATTTTACAAAGCACTGTGTTTTGGGTGGACTCAATTTCTTTATATGGAGAACCTTGGAGCAATCTGAAACAGCTATGATTTTCTTTCAGatgagaagttttttttttctgaaaaagtgAAGCATAACATGCAAGCACCTTAGAAGCTGTTACTTATTTAAGTTATTCTGCAGTATAGTTATGGTCAGTTGTGGCATTAAGTTGAAAGACTAGATTTGGGCATTAAATTGTGCAAcaagtttttttcattttgttgacCAGCTAAATCTCAGCACATTTGCTCTGCCTGGCACCTCTGTAATGTTATATTTGCAcagacaaacacacacacacacatatatatatatattgtgtgtgtgtgatctCCATCAGAGCTTAAACATGTGGACTGTCAGTTTTGATGTCCATCTTAGGATACAGTAGATACATGTTTCAAAGAAGCTGCAGATAAAACTGTAGGAAGTTGCAGACTGAGTCGTTTAGAGTCTTGCTAGTCAGATCAGTGTGTACACATGAGGTATTCAGAGTAGGAAGTAGACAAAATTGATGTTGGGTTTAAATAATTTGGCTGGAGTAGTAACTGGGTAAGGAGTTAGTACTGGACACTCAGATTGTAATATGCAATATAAAATGTCCTCCCATTGAGATGAAAGGGCAGGCTCAAAGTGCAGTCCAGGAGTCAGGCTCTGGACATAAGCCTGGATGCTGAGACTGCTCTGCCTCATTATAGTGTGGATTGTGAAGTGCACCAATTCCCATGCCCTTGTGTTTCCACAGCCTCTGAGAGATCTGTGTGTCCGTCCCTAGAAGAAGCATCCCCTTTCTCGGTGCCCTTCAAACCCTACATGTGGAACAGCCTGGGTGGCTCCGAGCTCAGGCACCTCGTGCAAAGCTACAGGCCCTGCCCAGCGCTGGAGCGGacctcagccctggggctcttCTGCGACCGAGGCTCGGAGCCCGCCCTCTATGGAGCCGAgtgcagctcttccctgggaCTGTACGGTGACTTCAGCTCCCCGGGCCCGGGGCTGTTTGAGCGgccgccagcagcagctcctggactCTACGCCGAAACGCAGCCTGgactgcagcaggagaaggggcCAGCTGGCATCAAAGTGGAGTCTGACCTTCTGTGCCGCCCCCTGCTCATCAGCGCTGGCTCTTACAAGTGTGTCAAGTGCAGCAAGGTAGGGATCCCTTTCTCCCGCGCTGGATTGACTCTCCCCAGCCCTTTCTCCCTGGCAACCTTGACGCTGTGTACTCTGTTTCCTCAGGTCTTCTCTACACCGCATGGCCTTGAGGTACACGTGCGCCGCTCACACAGCGGCACGAGGCCCTTTGCCTGTGACATGTGTGGCAAGACCTTCGGCCATGCagtcagcctggagcagcacaaggcCGTGCACTCGCAGGTGAGAGCAGGCAGGCTGCCAGCATGGGCGGCCGGGGGCCAGGGCCAGCTGCTCCATTCTGCTGGCTGGGGAAGCCACGAAGGCAAATACAGGGCAAGGAGGCAGAGACCTATACTGAGGAGGGGAAGAGAACGTGGAGAGCTGCAGCGGGCAGTTGTAGGTGAAGAATATGGTGACAATCAGAGGAAAGGGTGGCCAGTTAGCGTGCAGAGGAGCTATCAGGTAATTAAAGAACACAGGCTTTGTTTCTATTCTTCAGACCTTTCCTGCATAGTCTGTATTAAGCAATGTGCACTTCTAGCACTCAAGTagtaacagaaaataataaatattcacTCTCAGAGCTGGAAATGGTAATGCAGACGTtggctattttttttaacagctaaaGCAACTCAGTGGGATTTCTTCTGATGCAGCACTCCTCAttctttctcctccctcccacaAAGAAGTGAGTCTTCCCTTGTTTGTAGTAATTTTTGTCAGTGCAGGGAACATCTAAACGACCATTCAGGTATAGGGCACTGACTTCACCCGTCTCGACACACTGAGTCACACACCAAAAGAATATGGTGGTTAATTTTGGTAGGAGGACTTGTAACATTTTCCACCTGCTGATACCATGCCATatttccccttccccacccaCCTGACCCAGCAAATCTTCCTTCTTCAGATTGACTTTTGGAGGATAGTGTTACAGTAATGTTTTTTTGCTCTTTATAATTTTGTGAGTGTGCAACCAGCAGAGCACACAATGAAGGGAGATTTCTCATTATCCATGAATCAATGGTGAAAAGAGCAGCACTGCATAATGTGTCCATGGAGGGGACAGCATTTTGGGGAGAATgcaaaaaagccaaataaagaAGGTGATTCTCTGAAAGCATTGAAGAAAgcaaagaaggaagaggaaggtgcAATGCAAGTTGAGGGATGTAAAGAAGAGATGATATGTGGTATACATAACTGATACATAACTGATGGAGAGGAGTGTGTGAGGGAGAGGTGAAAGACAGTAAGATCTTAATATATGGGGTTTTATATGTTAAAGTAGTAAGCTGAAAAGCTGTCCCAGGTGCTCTACATACCTTCCACTTGAATTTTAATGGAACTAAAAAAAACAGTTAGTTGTTACCATGCCAGAACTCAGTCTACCAGAGGGATTTCCCAAGAGACCCAAGCAGCCCTTGGCACCCACTTTCCTGTGTACAGTGGAGAGGTGGCCTCTGAACAGTGCTGCAGCTGTTGGGCTTCCCAGTAGAGTGATTGTGTCTCAGGCCTCTGATAAAGTGTGTTGGCAGACTCTGCCTAGTCCATTGGGGTTGCTCCCACCTGGCCATTCCTGCCACCAGGAAGAGCTGTTCAATTACATTTTAGTAGTGCACAGCACTAGGAGAAGATCTATTATCTTTTTTATCATGTGGTGCTACTATCAAGCTAGTGTTATCTGTGTAGGCCAGTCCAGCTCTCTGGAGAAGTGTAAGTTCTTGCTAATGCAGAAGGGACAACACTCACATGCTGCTGGGCAGTTTGTTGCTGATGAGATCATTGGTGTGATGTGTGTGTCTGGGCTCATCTCTCTGCAGGAACGCAGCTTTGATTGTAAGATTTGTGGCAAGAGTTTTAAGAGATCTTCTACTCTCTCCACCCACCTGCTCATCCACTCAGACACCCGACCCTATCCGTGCCAGTACTGTGGGAAGCGGTTCCACCAGAAATCCGATATGAAGAAACACACCTTCATTCACACAGGTCAGCCCTGCAACTGCTAGTGTCAGCCCCAGCACGAGGGCAGGTCTCAGAGGTCTCTCTGCAGCAGTC is part of the Zonotrichia leucophrys gambelii isolate GWCS_2022_RI chromosome 8, RI_Zleu_2.0, whole genome shotgun sequence genome and encodes:
- the GFI1 gene encoding zinc finger protein Gfi-1 — protein: MPRSFLVKSKKAHSYHQPRSADEDYSLRLETVLAQICADPCKIPEDTELCRTALPDPEPSRGRFSPESHLTEVADGTSESAPSCEGSVCDRVSEFEDFWRPPSPSVSPASERSVCPSLEEASPFSVPFKPYMWNSLGGSELRHLVQSYRPCPALERTSALGLFCDRGSEPALYGAECSSSLGLYGDFSSPGPGLFERPPAAAPGLYAETQPGLQQEKGPAGIKVESDLLCRPLLISAGSYKCVKCSKVFSTPHGLEVHVRRSHSGTRPFACDMCGKTFGHAVSLEQHKAVHSQERSFDCKICGKSFKRSSTLSTHLLIHSDTRPYPCQYCGKRFHQKSDMKKHTFIHTGEKPHKCQVCGKAFSQSSNLITHSRKHTGFKPFGCDLCGKGFQRKVDLRRHRETQHGLK